In Camelina sativa cultivar DH55 chromosome 13, Cs, whole genome shotgun sequence, the genomic window CGCCTTCTCGATATGCGACTTGGGAAAAGGGCGTAATGAGTATTGTATTATGCAGATGATCACGGTGCCTGAGAGTAACTTGAACATGTACTTCAAGAGAGGAAAAGTAGGAGATGACCCTAATGCGGAAGAGAGGCTCGAGGAGTGGGAGGATGAGGAAGCTGCTATCAAAGAGTTTGCAAGGCTCTTTGAAGAGATAACAGGGAATGAATTCGAGCCATGGGAACGtgagaagaagattgagaagaAGCCTCATAAGTTTTTCCCAGTTGACATGGTCTAACCATTTTACCTTTCGCCTCAAGCACCTGTTTTTGTTGCTTGATGTAATGGATGATTGTTGATGTTCTGTATGTTCTGTAGGATGATGGGATTGAAGTGAGAAGTGGGGCGCTTGGACTAAGGCAGCTCGGCGTTGCTTCTGCTCATTGCAAGCTTGATTCGTTTGTTGCGAACTTCATTAAAGTTCTGTGTGGTCAAGAGATTTACAAGTACTAATTCTTGACACATTCCTGATTTTTTATCAAGAACTCTTCTCTGCTTGCTTGTGAATGATCTGatctttgttgttcttttttagATATGCCTTGATGGAGCTTGGATTGGATCCGCCTGATCTGCCTATGGGAATGCTAACTGATATTCACTTGAAACGATGTAAAGCTTTGGTGGAGAATAGTCTTCATGTATCACCTCTTGCTGTTATGAAGTTATGATGTTGACCAGTGAGTTgcggttctgtttttttttcaggtgaAGAGGTATTACTGGAGTTTGTGGAGAAGCTCAAGACAACAAAAGAGACGGGTCAGAAAGCTGAAGCAATGTGGGCAGACTTCAGCTCACGGTGGTTCTCTTTGATGCATACTACAAGGCCGGTGCGATTGCACGATGTCCATGAGCTCGCTGACCATGTAAGTAAATTAGagtttctctctttgttctgATGAGTTTTATGTCAATACAGTGAAGTTTCATAGTGTTTCTTTGTTCTTATGAGTTTTATATCTATGCCACAGGCCGCTTCTGCTTTTGAGACGGTGAGGGACATAAACACAGCATCTCGTTTGATAGGGGACATGCGAGGAGACACACTCGATGACCCGTTGTCTGACCGCTACAATAAACTTGGTTGCAAGATTTCTGTGCTAGACAAAGAGTCCGAAGATTACAAGATGATTGTAAAGTACTTAGAGACTACTTATGAGCCTGTGAAAGTCTCTGATGTTGTAAGCTTACTCTCTTGGCATGTATTTATGGCAaacatttcaaataattttactataatGATGTGTTATGTTCTGGTGTTGTTTCAGGAGTATGGTGCGTCAGTGCAGAACGTTTTTGCAGTCGAGTCAGATGCAATGCCTTCATTAGATGACATCAAGAAGTTACCGAACAAGGTCCTTTTATGGTGTGGTAAGGATTCAAAAATCCATGTTTACTACTCTTTCCCTTTGCGAATTTTGTCAGATCAGTTATTGGTTCTTCCTTGCTCATAGGGTCTCGGAGCTCAAATCTATTGAGACATATCTACAAAGGGTTCTTACCTGCTGTCTGCTCTCTTCCAGTCCCCGGTTATATGGTAATTATAACTGCTTTACGACTGTCTTTTGCACCATATGTTTAGATCATAATCGTCTCATGTGCTGCTTTTATTCTACAGTTTGGGAGAGCGATAGTGTGTTCAGATGCAGCTGCAGAGGCTGCAAGGTATGGTTTCACGGCTGTGGATAGACCAGAAGGGTTTCTTGTATTGGCCGTAGCATCACTTGGCGAGGAAGTTACAGAATTTACAAATCCACCGGAGGACACTAAGACAttggaagaaaagaagaatggtgTGAAAGGGTTAGGGAGGAAGAAGACTGAAGAATCAGAGCATTTCATGTGGAGAGATGACATAAAAGTTCCTTGTGGACGGTTAGTTCCATCGGAACACAAGGACAGCCCTCTCGAGTACAACGAGTATGCTGTGTATGATCCGAAACAGGTAAACATGGCAAAAACGGAATCtgttttttgttcaattttactTGGCGGTTTTGTCTTCATAAGTATATTGGTTTTGCTTGACAGACAAGTATAAGGTTCTTGGTGGAAGTGAAGTACGAAGAGAAAGGAACAGAGATAATCGATGTTGAACCAGAGTAGACTGTATATACAGACGTTGGTTTGATTTTTGCGGTTGGCGGCGGCGAGAAGCCATGACAAGATGGTTTTTTGgtgtttcatgttttcttatcTAGGTTGCAAACTTGCAATATGGTGAATGTAAAATTGGCTTCTTCTTTTGGGTTGTAAGGAAACTGTTTTAACTATGTGACTTTTGCTGTGTAAAGCTTTTTAGAGTGATCAgtactctctagtctctactgTTAAATGGTCTAAAACCTCTGTTTTCATATTTGTTAAAAGGTTTGACGCAATTCAGATACGAAGAGTCAAAGACTGTTTTGAAATAGACAGAGTTAAAAGACTGTTTTGAAACAGAGGTCAGACCTTGCAAATTGCAATAGCAACACTAGTTTTTAGACACGAATGTCACTTCCGAATTCTCAGAAGAcagtaagaaagaaaataataactgCCAACCGTTTTGCCTATTATCGCGACTTCACACAGAAAAGCGTTTTTgttacttcttctttctttggtctctctcatcttctcaaTTGCCTCAGTCGTGTGACCAAATGGCCAACATATACGACAACAACTTAGTCAGAATTTAAGCTTTCCCATTGAATTCCTCATAAGGAAATCAAACCTACCACACGACGAGAGAATAACcatgtttcaaaattttgggCGACTCCAAAAGAgtattgttctgtttcttttacaGGAAAGACAAGGAGTTTGTTCGTCGCTTCTTTTGGCTGTTACAATACAACATACATACGGATCCATCTGTCtgatcatcaccatcaaaaCTTTACTTATGCAAGACAACTTTTAAGGTAATTTGGTTGTCTCTGTGGATTCATAAGCAGCATCGGCTGAAGAAGTATCTATGTCGTTGAGACCCAACTCCTCGTTTTGATCCCATGACCTCTCGTACTCTTCATCTGTAGTTCAAACATAACAACACGTGTTATCTGTAATTCACAACTTTGAGTCTTCATTTATCTCTCAGTTTCAGTACGCAGTTTACAAAATTTATCTAGAAAAACGAAGGATTGGATACGTCTTCACTAACTATTGTTTAGTTCTTATTCGGATCCATCTTAAGGTTGCACAGTCGAGGGCAAACGAGCAACTTACATGTGAGCTGATGATCATCTTTGATATCATCTGTTACTGGTGCAACAAAGGAATTTGCTAATTCATCATCAAGAATCAAAGTCCATGGCTGTTCTAAACTTAGGAGCTgcaaaataagaaaacacacGTTCACTATTGCTGTTTTCTTCCACATCAAGAAGACGACAAGGCTAATAAACAGGATTTCGATAAAGTTGCTACCTTAGTGAGCCTGGCTCCAAATTCTCTCCACTTGTTCTTTTTACTCTCTTCCAGACTATCACCAAAAGTGAATCCATGAACTCTCGCAAGGCCTGTGAGAAATCATACCACACTTCAGTCAGTAGCTAGGAGGGCTAGGA contains:
- the LOC104736255 gene encoding poly [ADP-ribose] polymerase 3-like; amino-acid sequence: MKVHETRSHAHMSGDEQKKGNLRKHKAEGKLPEVEQSQKKAKSENDNGRSVNGGGDVASEYNEFCKAVEENLSVDQIKEVLEINGQECSAPEETLLAQCQDLLFYGALAKCPLCGGSLICDKEKRFICGGEISEWCSCVFSTKNPPRKEDPVKIPDSVMNSAISDLIKKHQDPKSRPKRELGSADKPFAGMMISLMGRLTRTHQYWKKKIERNGGKVSNTVHGATCLVVSPAERERGGTSKMVEAMEQGLPVVSEAWLIDSVEKHEAQPLEAYDVVSDLSVEGKGIPWDKQDPSEEAIESLSAELKMYGKRGVYMDTKLEERGGKIFEKDGLLYNCAFSICDLGKGRNEYCIMQMITVPESNLNMYFKRGKVGDDPNAEERLEEWEDEEAAIKEFARLFEEITGNEFEPWEREKKIEKKPHKFFPVDMDDGIEVRSGALGLRQLGVASAHCKLDSFVANFIKVLCGQEIYKYALMELGLDPPDLPMGMLTDIHLKRCEEVLLEFVEKLKTTKETGQKAEAMWADFSSRWFSLMHTTRPVRLHDVHELADHAASAFETVRDINTASRLIGDMRGDTLDDPLSDRYNKLGCKISVLDKESEDYKMIVKYLETTYEPVKVSDVEYGASVQNVFAVESDAMPSLDDIKKLPNKVLLWCGSRSSNLLRHIYKGFLPAVCSLPVPGYMFGRAIVCSDAAAEAARYGFTAVDRPEGFLVLAVASLGEEVTEFTNPPEDTKTLEEKKNGVKGLGRKKTEESEHFMWRDDIKVPCGRLVPSEHKDSPLEYNEYAVYDPKQTSIRFLVEVKYEEKGTEIIDVEPE